In Candidatus Defluviilinea proxima, a single genomic region encodes these proteins:
- a CDS encoding site-2 protease family protein, with the protein MKWQWKLGRFAGIDVYVHATFLLLIGWVGYSHWVEHQNWGEVLNGILFILALFGCVVLHEYGHALTARKYGIKTRDITLYPIGGVARLERMPDKPIEELWVALMGPAVNVVIAAILFAVLYLTNNLVPLTDLTIASGSFLERVMTVNISLVLFNLIPAFPMDGGRVLRAVLAMRMEYVRATQIAANIGQGMALLFGFLGLFGNPTLLFIAFFVWIGASQEANAAQVKNSVSGIPITRAMLTDFKTLSPRDNLSQVVALILAGSQHDFPVVDANGKVAGILDRDAFMLALTQHGQSAPVMNFIRRDLPEVDSYEMIEMVLMRLQESGSKTLPVTHGGQLVGLITMENITEYLMIRSALQVANRIPQPLG; encoded by the coding sequence ATGAAATGGCAATGGAAACTTGGACGTTTTGCAGGGATAGATGTGTATGTGCATGCCACCTTCCTCTTGCTCATCGGCTGGGTTGGTTATAGTCACTGGGTCGAACATCAGAACTGGGGCGAGGTTCTTAATGGCATACTGTTTATCCTCGCGCTGTTTGGATGTGTGGTTTTGCATGAATATGGTCATGCCCTAACCGCCCGAAAATACGGGATCAAAACACGCGATATTACTTTATACCCAATTGGCGGTGTGGCTCGGTTGGAGCGCATGCCTGACAAACCGATCGAGGAGTTGTGGGTGGCTTTGATGGGACCCGCCGTTAATGTGGTCATTGCGGCGATCTTATTTGCGGTTCTTTACTTAACGAACAATCTGGTTCCTCTTACAGACCTGACCATCGCTTCGGGTTCTTTCCTTGAACGCGTGATGACTGTGAACATCTCGCTTGTGTTGTTCAACCTCATCCCTGCCTTCCCCATGGATGGTGGCCGCGTGTTGCGTGCTGTCCTTGCCATGCGCATGGAGTATGTCCGTGCCACACAGATCGCCGCGAACATCGGTCAGGGTATGGCGTTGTTGTTCGGCTTTTTGGGCTTGTTCGGAAACCCCACCTTGCTCTTCATCGCCTTCTTCGTCTGGATCGGCGCTTCACAAGAAGCCAATGCGGCGCAGGTCAAGAACTCTGTCAGCGGAATTCCCATCACGCGTGCCATGTTGACCGATTTCAAAACCTTGTCACCGCGCGATAATCTTTCACAGGTTGTCGCCTTGATATTGGCTGGTTCACAACATGACTTTCCCGTTGTGGACGCGAATGGCAAGGTCGCTGGAATTCTCGACCGTGACGCATTTATGCTGGCGCTCACCCAACACGGACAGTCTGCCCCGGTCATGAACTTCATCCGTCGCGACCTGCCCGAGGTGGATTCGTATGAGATGATCGAAATGGTGCTCATGCGTTTGCAGGAATCTGGCTCAAAGACTTTGCCCGTCACTCACGGCGGACAACTCGTTGGCCTCATCACCATGGAGAACATCACCGAATACCTGATGATCCGTTCAGCATTGCAAGTGGCAAATCGGATCCCTCAGCCGTTGGGATGA
- a CDS encoding DedA family protein has product MLDTLEQTILSALQMIFDKFGWYGVFGLMVFENATGITPSEIILAFAGWMLIERHGISPTFIPLAGLYAGLGSAIGASITYWVARIGGRPVIDKFTHWFRIDTRYIEKIEDQCRKWGAGIVMVGRVIPGVRTLVSIPAGIVKIPFPKFFFATFLGAYVWCTLLIGAGYVLGHEWMLISQYIKTHLPFIFGLGFLVIVSYLMYHYRAVFPRLGWMRSNKSRLDS; this is encoded by the coding sequence ATGCTAGATACCTTGGAACAAACAATCTTATCTGCCTTGCAAATGATCTTTGATAAATTTGGCTGGTATGGCGTCTTTGGCCTGATGGTTTTCGAAAATGCCACTGGTATTACGCCCAGCGAGATCATTCTGGCCTTCGCAGGTTGGATGTTGATCGAACGACATGGCATCTCGCCAACATTTATTCCGCTGGCTGGTCTATATGCAGGCTTGGGAAGCGCCATTGGTGCATCCATCACTTATTGGGTGGCGCGGATCGGTGGCCGCCCCGTGATCGATAAATTCACCCATTGGTTTCGCATTGATACTCGGTATATTGAAAAGATCGAAGATCAATGCCGTAAGTGGGGCGCAGGCATTGTCATGGTTGGGCGCGTTATTCCCGGTGTACGCACACTTGTCAGTATTCCAGCCGGGATCGTAAAGATCCCTTTCCCAAAATTCTTTTTCGCCACGTTTCTCGGCGCCTATGTTTGGTGTACGCTATTGATCGGCGCCGGATACGTCCTTGGGCATGAATGGATGCTGATCAGCCAATATATCAAAACGCATTTACCCTTCATATTCGGCCTCGGTTTTCTTGTTATTGTCTCTTATCTCATGTATCATTATCGTGCAGTCTTTCCTCGGTTGGGATGGATGCGCTCAAACAAAAGTAGACTGGACTCATAA
- a CDS encoding cation-translocating P-type ATPase: MNWHLQNIESTLATLQTQPETGLSQKEADLRLTKYGRNELVEKGGRTPLKILWEQFTATMVLILIAAAVVAGLLGDLKNTIAISAIVILYAILGFVQEYRAEQAIAALKKLSVPNVRVLRDGALKELSARELVPGDIIQLEAGNVLPADVRLLEAVNLRIQEAALTGESEPVEKQTAMLSGEGLPLGDRRNMGYMGTIITQGRGLALVVETGMQTELGKIADLIQQSGSDETPLQKRLDQLGKNLAIIGVLIAIIIAVLGVLRGDELRHMLLTAVSVAVAIVPEGLPAVVTITLALGAQRMLAKNSLIRKLPAVETLGSVTVICSDKTGTLTENRMTVVVLDVADHELDLTGEMDRSGSFTTTRNMGVPAQSALSLTAIGGALCNDASLVDEGADKFHTLGDPTEGALVVSAAKMGYWKSSLDLSFPRAAELPFDSERKRMTTVHHLGQYDATTLAGLDVGDHKYIAFTKGSVDGLLGVSNQVWVNNQAQLLDDSLRLRIEAANERLAKKGMRVLGVAVRLLNQIPEVIQTDLEQNLTFVGLFGMIDPPREEVKDAVAITKTAGIRTVMITGDHPLTASEIARQLGISEQGRVLTGVEIEKLSFDELKNVVDDVQVFARVSPEHKLKIVQALQERGHIVSMTGDGVNDAPALKRADIGVAMGITGTDVSKEAADMVLLDDNFATIVAAVKEGRTIYDNIRKFVRFSVAGNIGKVLVMLLAPFLGKPIPLLPLQLLWLNLLTDGLLGLGMGVETPEKDAMNRPPYSPKEGVFARGAGVQVVWVGTLIGALALGLGAWYYYGGYDQWQTMVFTFLAFAQVFQALASRSATESVFKMNLFENKLLAWMMFSVVVLQLIVLYVPFMSSFFGVVPLSLVDLLIATGTGALVLVAMELEKVFKK, from the coding sequence ATGAACTGGCACCTACAAAACATTGAATCGACTCTTGCTACGCTTCAAACTCAGCCTGAAACTGGTCTTTCACAAAAGGAAGCGGATCTGCGTCTGACAAAGTACGGGCGCAACGAGCTCGTTGAAAAGGGTGGACGCACGCCGCTCAAGATCCTGTGGGAGCAATTTACCGCGACCATGGTGTTGATCCTCATCGCGGCGGCGGTAGTCGCAGGCTTGCTTGGCGATTTGAAGAACACGATCGCCATCTCGGCCATCGTGATCCTGTATGCCATTCTTGGCTTTGTTCAAGAGTATCGTGCTGAACAGGCGATTGCGGCTCTCAAGAAATTGTCTGTGCCAAATGTACGGGTGCTGCGCGATGGCGCACTCAAGGAACTCTCAGCGCGTGAACTGGTGCCAGGCGATATCATCCAACTCGAGGCAGGGAATGTTCTGCCTGCGGATGTGCGTCTGCTTGAGGCGGTCAACCTACGTATTCAAGAAGCCGCTCTCACAGGTGAATCGGAGCCCGTTGAAAAGCAAACGGCCATGCTATCTGGCGAAGGCCTTCCATTAGGTGATCGCCGTAACATGGGTTATATGGGGACCATCATTACGCAGGGACGTGGTCTTGCACTCGTGGTGGAAACGGGTATGCAAACTGAACTTGGCAAGATCGCGGACCTCATTCAACAAAGCGGTTCAGATGAGACGCCTTTACAAAAACGACTCGATCAGCTTGGTAAGAATCTTGCGATCATAGGAGTTCTCATTGCCATTATCATCGCTGTGCTGGGGGTGTTACGCGGCGATGAACTTCGTCACATGTTATTGACAGCGGTCAGCGTCGCAGTAGCGATTGTCCCTGAAGGTTTGCCTGCTGTTGTGACCATTACACTTGCGTTGGGCGCACAACGCATGCTTGCCAAAAATTCCCTGATTCGCAAATTACCTGCGGTGGAAACGTTAGGTTCGGTCACCGTGATCTGTTCCGATAAAACCGGCACGCTCACCGAGAACCGCATGACGGTGGTTGTATTGGATGTGGCCGACCATGAATTGGATCTGACCGGTGAAATGGACAGAAGCGGCTCATTCACGACAACCCGCAATATGGGTGTGCCAGCCCAGTCAGCTCTTTCGCTGACAGCGATCGGCGGCGCGTTATGTAATGACGCGAGTCTCGTCGATGAAGGGGCTGACAAGTTTCACACGTTGGGAGATCCCACCGAAGGGGCGTTGGTCGTTTCTGCCGCGAAGATGGGCTATTGGAAGTCATCGCTGGATCTGTCCTTCCCGCGTGCGGCTGAATTGCCCTTTGACTCTGAGCGCAAGCGCATGACAACTGTCCATCACCTGGGTCAATATGATGCGACGACCCTGGCAGGTTTGGATGTTGGCGATCATAAATATATTGCCTTTACCAAGGGTAGCGTGGACGGTCTCTTGGGTGTGTCAAATCAGGTTTGGGTGAATAACCAGGCTCAATTGTTAGATGACAGCTTACGGCTTCGAATCGAGGCGGCGAATGAACGTCTCGCCAAGAAAGGGATGCGCGTCTTGGGCGTTGCAGTCCGTTTGTTGAATCAGATTCCCGAAGTGATCCAAACCGATTTGGAACAGAATTTGACATTCGTTGGCTTGTTCGGCATGATCGACCCACCGCGTGAAGAAGTGAAGGATGCGGTTGCCATCACAAAGACTGCGGGAATTCGTACGGTCATGATCACTGGCGATCATCCGCTGACGGCTTCGGAGATCGCGCGTCAGTTGGGTATCAGCGAACAGGGGCGTGTGTTGACGGGCGTTGAGATCGAAAAACTTTCGTTCGATGAGTTGAAGAATGTAGTGGATGATGTGCAGGTGTTCGCGCGTGTATCGCCGGAACATAAGTTGAAGATCGTGCAGGCTTTGCAGGAACGCGGGCATATTGTCTCGATGACAGGTGATGGTGTGAATGATGCGCCTGCGTTGAAGCGCGCGGATATCGGTGTTGCTATGGGGATCACCGGTACGGATGTTTCCAAGGAAGCCGCCGATATGGTTCTGCTCGACGATAACTTTGCGACCATTGTTGCCGCCGTGAAAGAAGGGCGCACGATCTACGATAACATCCGCAAGTTTGTACGCTTTAGCGTGGCGGGGAATATTGGCAAGGTGCTGGTGATGTTGCTGGCGCCGTTCCTTGGAAAACCGATTCCATTGTTGCCATTGCAGTTGCTGTGGCTCAATCTGTTGACTGACGGTTTGCTTGGCCTTGGCATGGGTGTGGAGACACCCGAAAAAGATGCGATGAATCGCCCGCCGTACTCGCCAAAAGAAGGTGTGTTCGCGCGCGGAGCTGGTGTACAGGTCGTGTGGGTGGGCACGTTGATCGGTGCATTGGCATTGGGGCTCGGCGCGTGGTATTACTACGGCGGTTACGACCAATGGCAGACGATGGTCTTTACGTTCCTGGCGTTTGCGCAGGTTTTTCAGGCGCTGGCTTCGCGTTCGGCAACCGAATCAGTATTCAAGATGAATTTGTTTGAGAATAAATTGCTGGCGTGGATGATGTTTTCGGTCGTAGTGTTACAGTTGATCGTACTCTACGTGCCGTTCATGAGCTCGTTCTTTGGGGTTGTGCCGTTGAGCCTTGTTGATCTGCTTATCGCCACAGGGACCGGTGCATTGGTGTTGGTGGCGATGGAGTTGGAGAAGGTGTTCAAAAAATAA
- a CDS encoding carbonic anhydrase, with amino-acid sequence MNRLSPVLTQEDIFPQYRGTPVGFLLEYHNLNHEYETYSQAQLLIGMCMDNRKHLHIPDNFAFIIRSGGANLRYSEFKVSYAIGAGGAKSIALIGHNQCGMVNLVARKEMFIKGLIENAGWERAQAEEHFMQLAPMFEIGNEIDFVLSETQRLRTRYPKIQVAPLLYKVEDNLLYQVKEN; translated from the coding sequence ATGAATCGCTTATCACCCGTTCTTACACAAGAAGATATCTTTCCGCAATATCGCGGCACACCCGTGGGCTTTTTATTGGAATACCACAACCTCAACCACGAGTACGAGACGTACTCACAGGCACAGCTACTCATCGGCATGTGCATGGACAATCGCAAACATCTGCACATCCCCGACAACTTCGCTTTTATCATCCGCTCGGGAGGAGCCAATTTACGTTACAGTGAATTCAAGGTGTCTTATGCCATCGGCGCAGGAGGAGCGAAGAGTATTGCTTTGATCGGCCACAACCAATGCGGTATGGTCAATCTCGTGGCTCGCAAGGAAATGTTTATCAAAGGGCTGATCGAAAACGCAGGCTGGGAGCGGGCACAGGCCGAAGAGCATTTCATGCAACTTGCCCCCATGTTCGAGATCGGCAACGAAATAGACTTCGTCTTGAGCGAAACTCAACGCCTACGCACACGTTACCCGAAGATCCAGGTCGCTCCGCTGTTGTATAAGGTGGAAGATAATTTACTGTACCAAGTGAAGGAAAATTAA